In Mucilaginibacter boryungensis, a single window of DNA contains:
- the lipA gene encoding lipoyl synthase codes for MIDLPVIPVSQTQRKPDWLRVKLPIGKEYAHVRGLVDEHKLHTICESGNCPNMGECWGAGTATFMILGNICTRSCSFCAVATGRPLAVDMDEPNRVAQSVKLMQVKHCVITSVDRDDLKDGGSIIWAETINAIRRESPETTLETLLPDFRGIWENLDRVIAVRPEVVSHNLETVRRLTREVRIQAKYDRSLEALSRISAAGLRTKSGIMLGLGEKEEDVLEAMQDLLNAGVQILTLGQYLQPTKAHHPVIDWIHPDQFNYYKQVGLEMGFRYVESGPLVRSSYHAEKHLFEI; via the coding sequence ATGATCGATTTACCGGTAATTCCTGTGAGCCAAACCCAACGCAAGCCCGATTGGCTGCGGGTAAAACTTCCGATAGGAAAAGAATACGCGCACGTGCGCGGTTTGGTTGATGAACATAAACTGCACACCATCTGCGAAAGCGGTAACTGCCCCAACATGGGCGAATGTTGGGGTGCAGGCACAGCTACGTTTATGATACTGGGTAACATCTGTACCCGTTCATGCTCGTTCTGCGCGGTAGCCACTGGCAGGCCGCTGGCTGTTGATATGGACGAGCCCAACCGTGTAGCCCAATCGGTAAAGCTGATGCAGGTAAAACATTGCGTTATTACCTCGGTTGACAGGGACGATTTGAAAGACGGCGGCTCCATTATTTGGGCCGAAACCATCAATGCCATCCGTCGCGAAAGCCCGGAGACTACGCTGGAAACCCTGCTGCCCGATTTTCGTGGTATTTGGGAAAACCTTGACCGCGTAATTGCGGTACGCCCTGAAGTTGTATCTCACAATCTTGAAACGGTACGCCGCTTAACCCGCGAAGTACGTATACAAGCCAAATACGATCGCAGCCTTGAGGCTTTGAGCCGCATTTCTGCCGCAGGTTTACGCACCAAATCGGGCATAATGCTGGGCTTGGGCGAGAAAGAAGAGGATGTGCTGGAAGCTATGCAGGACCTGCTGAACGCCGGTGTACAGATACTTACACTGGGCCAATATCTGCAGCCTACTAAAGCGCATCACCCGGTTATTGACTGGATACACCCGGATCAATTTAATTATTACAAACAAGTTGGCCTTGAAATGGGTTTCAGGTATGTTGAAAGCGGGCCACTGGTACGCTCATCATACCATGCAGAAAAACACTTGTTTGAAATATAA
- a CDS encoding alpha-ketoacid dehydrogenase subunit alpha/beta, with product MIFDRKNLDSNTLLSFYKALLWPRTIEEKMLILLRQGRIGKWFSGIGQEAIAVGATLAMHKDEYILPMHRNLGVFTSRGIPLSKLMAQWQGKAAGFTKGRDRSFHFGSQQHKIIGMISHLGPQMALADGIALADVLANRKKVTLVFTGEGGTSEGDFHEAVNIAAVWNLPVIFLIENNGYALSTPTNEQYKCSSLAGKATGYGIEGRTIDGNNVLEVYNTINELATTMREKPRPVLLECLTFRMRGHEEASGVKYVSPKLIEEWAAKDPVKNFEQYLVNEYILREEWIPYLKNEFAPVIDKEIESAFREREPAPNAGRELADMYAPYIVPATSKPVTYTNKRFIDGISDGLMQSMLKYDNLVIMGQDIAEYGGAFKITEGFVEKFGKGRVRNTPLCESGIVGTAMGLALNGYKAVVEMQFADFVTEGFNQIINNLAKTHYRWGQNVDVVIRMPTGAGTGAGPFHSQSNEAWFTKTPGLKVVYPAFPADAKGLLMAAIDDPNPVMYFEHKYLYRSYMGEVPDGDYTIEIGKAKVLEEGSQATIVTYGLGVHWALEYAEKYQDLSIEIIDLRSLQPWDKATVEASVRKTGRVLVLHEDTLTNGFGAEIAAHISEHCFFNLDAPVMRCASLDTAIPMNKALEDDFLAKARLAETMDKLLSY from the coding sequence ATGATTTTTGACAGAAAAAATCTTGATTCAAACACATTACTATCTTTTTATAAGGCGTTGTTATGGCCGCGCACTATAGAAGAGAAGATGCTGATCCTATTGCGACAAGGGCGTATAGGCAAATGGTTCTCGGGCATTGGACAAGAAGCCATTGCCGTGGGGGCTACCCTGGCCATGCATAAAGATGAATATATTTTACCGATGCACCGCAATTTGGGGGTATTTACCTCGCGTGGGATCCCGTTATCAAAGTTGATGGCGCAATGGCAGGGCAAAGCTGCTGGTTTTACAAAGGGGCGCGACCGCTCGTTCCATTTCGGTTCCCAGCAGCATAAAATAATTGGGATGATATCTCACCTGGGCCCCCAAATGGCCTTGGCCGATGGTATTGCCTTAGCGGATGTTTTGGCCAACCGTAAAAAAGTAACGCTGGTATTTACCGGCGAGGGTGGTACCAGCGAAGGTGACTTTCATGAAGCTGTGAATATTGCCGCCGTATGGAACCTGCCAGTAATATTCCTGATAGAAAACAACGGTTACGCGCTGTCTACCCCAACAAACGAACAATATAAATGCAGTAGCCTGGCCGGTAAGGCTACGGGTTATGGTATAGAAGGCCGGACTATTGATGGCAACAATGTTTTAGAGGTTTACAATACTATAAACGAACTGGCCACCACTATGCGTGAAAAACCACGCCCAGTTTTACTGGAATGCCTTACTTTCCGGATGCGGGGGCACGAGGAAGCATCCGGCGTAAAATATGTATCGCCCAAGCTGATAGAAGAATGGGCCGCTAAAGACCCCGTTAAAAACTTTGAACAATACCTGGTAAACGAATATATTTTAAGGGAAGAATGGATACCTTATCTTAAAAATGAATTTGCCCCGGTAATAGATAAAGAGATCGAATCGGCTTTTCGGGAACGCGAACCTGCACCTAATGCCGGGCGCGAACTGGCCGACATGTATGCCCCGTATATAGTACCGGCAACCTCAAAACCTGTTACCTATACCAATAAGCGCTTTATTGATGGCATCAGCGATGGGCTGATGCAAAGCATGCTGAAGTACGATAACCTGGTTATAATGGGGCAGGATATTGCCGAATATGGCGGTGCATTTAAAATAACAGAAGGATTTGTTGAAAAATTTGGTAAAGGCCGGGTACGTAACACCCCACTGTGCGAATCGGGGATTGTAGGCACGGCTATGGGCTTAGCCCTAAACGGTTACAAAGCGGTTGTAGAAATGCAGTTTGCTGATTTTGTAACCGAAGGCTTTAATCAGATTATTAATAACCTGGCAAAAACGCATTATCGCTGGGGCCAAAATGTAGATGTGGTGATCCGCATGCCTACCGGCGCGGGTACGGGCGCTGGACCATTCCATTCGCAAAGTAATGAGGCCTGGTTCACTAAAACCCCCGGATTAAAAGTTGTATACCCCGCCTTCCCTGCCGATGCAAAGGGTTTGTTAATGGCTGCCATTGACGACCCTAACCCGGTAATGTACTTTGAGCACAAATACCTTTATCGCAGCTATATGGGCGAAGTGCCCGATGGTGATTACACTATTGAAATAGGCAAAGCCAAAGTGCTTGAGGAAGGTTCGCAGGCCACCATTGTTACTTACGGGCTGGGTGTGCATTGGGCGTTGGAATATGCCGAAAAATACCAGGATCTGTCAATCGAGATCATCGATCTTCGCAGCCTGCAGCCATGGGACAAAGCAACGGTTGAAGCCAGCGTGCGAAAAACCGGGCGCGTGCTGGTGTTGCATGAAGATACATTAACCAATGGCTTTGGCGCCGAAATTGCCGCCCATATATCCGAACACTGCTTCTTTAACCTTGACGCCCCGGTTATGCGTTGCGCCAGTTTGGATACAGCCATACCGATGAACAAGGCATTAGAGGATGACTTTTTAGCAAAAGCCCGGTTAGCCGAAACAATGGATAAATTGTTGAGCTATTAA
- a CDS encoding carboxypeptidase-like regulatory domain-containing protein yields MKIKFVAAIFSVWFVLFAVYAFAQNGISITGKIKAAEDQQPLNGVSIGIDRKGTGTATNSNGQFVLIIPAANIRDTLKISSIGYQTQYLPVESLRDGQQLTISLKTNNVQLQEVTVQYHDPLKVIAKAIASIPDNYINHPHVLRGFYRMYTANGTEPLELSEAVFDVYNFGYGDKRADLFKLVKARDEKNDRDFRSLELSQKPNTIFNYDVVNHLAASGFLSEEGIKNHKFEITGIIDVKGYPAFEFQFKEKPGVEDRTYRGKFYIDTKTYAFLYFDYGLSPDGLKNSLLGNFADRILTRVAGIEVTMKRDRTKVGYQKVGDKWVLSDVVGDDNLYIKGTTTTNVNYDLTAKVKFNYQVTAVDTAPGSSFDKQLKRHESINAHDSDAGAEFWKDYNILLADQNTEDIFTHIRDVNKQVTMNAKEKK; encoded by the coding sequence ATGAAAATTAAGTTTGTTGCCGCTATATTCTCAGTTTGGTTTGTTCTATTTGCTGTTTATGCCTTTGCCCAAAATGGGATAAGCATTACGGGAAAGATTAAAGCAGCAGAGGATCAACAACCATTAAATGGGGTTAGCATAGGTATTGACAGAAAGGGTACCGGCACCGCAACCAACAGCAATGGCCAATTTGTATTGATCATTCCTGCCGCCAACATTAGGGATACGCTTAAAATATCGTCCATTGGTTATCAAACACAATACTTACCGGTGGAATCTTTACGTGATGGTCAGCAGCTTACTATCAGCCTTAAAACAAATAATGTACAGTTGCAGGAAGTTACTGTTCAATACCATGACCCATTAAAGGTGATAGCGAAAGCTATTGCCAGTATTCCTGATAATTATATAAACCACCCGCACGTACTGCGTGGGTTTTACCGCATGTATACCGCCAATGGGACCGAGCCGCTTGAATTATCGGAAGCAGTTTTTGATGTGTACAATTTTGGCTATGGCGATAAACGCGCCGACCTGTTTAAATTGGTAAAAGCCCGCGACGAAAAAAATGACCGCGATTTCCGTTCGCTTGAACTAAGCCAAAAACCCAATACCATTTTTAATTATGATGTGGTGAACCACCTGGCGGCCAGCGGTTTTTTAAGCGAGGAAGGAATAAAAAACCACAAATTTGAAATTACCGGCATTATTGATGTTAAAGGATACCCGGCATTTGAGTTTCAATTTAAGGAAAAGCCCGGTGTGGAAGACCGTACATACCGTGGCAAGTTTTATATTGATACGAAAACCTACGCTTTCCTGTACTTTGATTATGGGTTAAGTCCGGATGGATTGAAAAACAGTTTACTGGGAAATTTTGCCGACCGTATACTCACCCGTGTGGCTGGCATAGAAGTCACCATGAAACGCGACCGTACCAAAGTAGGCTATCAAAAAGTAGGCGATAAGTGGGTGTTGTCTGACGTTGTGGGCGATGATAATTTGTACATTAAAGGCACAACTACTACCAATGTAAATTACGACCTGACCGCTAAAGTAAAATTCAACTATCAGGTAACAGCAGTGGATACCGCGCCGGGATCGTCTTTTGATAAACAGTTGAAGCGCCACGAAAGCATTAACGCGCACGACAGTGATGCCGGCGCCGAGTTTTGGAAGGACTACAACATCCTGCTGGCCGATCAGAACACCGAAGATATTTTTACGCATATCCGGGATGTGAACAAACAGGTGACAATGAATGCTAAGGAAAAGAAATAA
- a CDS encoding YdeI/OmpD-associated family protein: MLKKGEHIEGTPVELQVLLDNDTEANMFFESLSKSYKQGYCDWVGSAKQEETRKVRADKAMLMLRNKQKTLKT, from the coding sequence ATGCTTAAAAAAGGAGAACATATTGAAGGCACCCCTGTAGAATTGCAGGTACTTTTAGATAATGACACGGAGGCTAATATGTTTTTTGAAAGCCTGTCTAAATCATATAAACAGGGCTACTGCGATTGGGTGGGCTCTGCTAAGCAGGAGGAAACCCGAAAGGTGAGGGCTGATAAAGCTATGCTGATGCTGCGTAATAAACAAAAAACCTTGAAGACCTAA
- a CDS encoding LytR/AlgR family response regulator transcription factor has product MGKVWKTLIIDDEQLARQRLKRLLSPYDELEIIGEAINGADGLEKIEALRPDLIFLDIEMPVLNGFEMLAKLNRQPKVVFTTAYDQYAIKAFEEDSIDYLLKPVEADRLEKTIIRLRQTQTQEAVPLPLEALMKQLLVKKDIKTLTVKIGDRILLIKLTDILFIDAEDKYVFLHTADGKKHLTDFTISSLEDKLPEQFIRIHRGTIINTDHIKEIRKGFNGALVFLLNHTDVKVTSSRSNGDMLRERFGI; this is encoded by the coding sequence ATGGGCAAAGTTTGGAAAACCCTAATTATTGATGATGAACAACTGGCGCGCCAGCGATTAAAGCGCTTGCTGAGCCCTTACGATGAACTGGAAATTATTGGCGAAGCTATAAACGGAGCCGATGGCCTGGAGAAAATAGAGGCCCTGCGCCCCGACCTGATCTTCCTGGATATTGAAATGCCTGTGCTAAATGGCTTTGAAATGCTGGCCAAACTTAACCGCCAGCCTAAAGTGGTTTTCACCACAGCTTATGACCAATATGCTATTAAGGCTTTTGAAGAAGATTCGATTGATTACCTATTAAAGCCTGTAGAAGCCGACCGCCTGGAGAAAACAATTATCCGGTTACGGCAAACACAAACGCAAGAAGCTGTGCCGCTGCCACTGGAGGCATTAATGAAACAACTGCTGGTAAAAAAGGATATTAAAACCCTTACTGTAAAAATTGGCGACAGGATATTGTTAATTAAGCTGACCGATATTCTATTTATTGATGCCGAAGACAAATATGTTTTTCTGCACACTGCCGATGGCAAAAAACACCTGACCGATTTCACCATTAGTTCGTTGGAGGATAAGTTACCCGAGCAGTTTATCCGTATCCATCGCGGTACTATTATTAATACCGACCATATAAAAGAGATCCGCAAAGGGTTTAACGGCGCGTTGGTCTTTTTACTAAACCACACCGATGTTAAGGTAACATCCAGCCGTTCAAACGGCGATATGTTAAGGGAGAGGTTTGGGATATAG
- a CDS encoding anti-sigma factor, producing MEEVKAYIESGILELYVIGELSHEEKLQVEAMALQHPAIKAELAEIERSMELFAGEHEIEPAPELRNRILNSMLTNLADDRTFRTKNPSSPETPVVAMQQRPTNIYKYAFAACLALLLVSVGALYNVYNKLQASNQQLVVLNTQNQRFSKTVSMQDEQLTVFRDTAYQIMHLPGTGKTPKASMAIAWSPTKKKVIIDMATMNLPANDAEHQYQLWAIVAGKPVDLGVFDAKSDSSEMMKVMKPVDKPQAFAVTLEKRGGSVNPTMANMTVIKSI from the coding sequence GTGGAAGAAGTTAAAGCATATATCGAATCGGGGATCCTGGAACTTTACGTTATCGGCGAGCTAAGCCATGAAGAAAAGTTACAGGTAGAGGCAATGGCGCTGCAGCATCCGGCTATAAAGGCGGAGCTGGCTGAGATAGAGCGATCAATGGAATTATTTGCTGGCGAGCATGAAATTGAACCGGCGCCCGAATTGCGCAACAGGATACTAAACAGCATGCTTACCAATTTGGCAGATGACCGCACATTCCGCACAAAAAATCCTTCATCACCCGAAACGCCGGTGGTGGCCATGCAGCAGCGCCCAACTAATATTTATAAATATGCCTTTGCCGCTTGCCTGGCTTTATTGCTGGTAAGCGTAGGGGCTTTGTATAATGTATATAATAAACTACAGGCATCAAATCAACAATTGGTGGTGCTGAATACGCAAAACCAGCGTTTCAGCAAAACAGTAAGTATGCAGGATGAGCAATTGACCGTTTTTCGTGACACGGCATATCAAATTATGCATTTGCCGGGTACCGGTAAAACACCAAAGGCATCAATGGCCATTGCGTGGAGCCCAACAAAAAAGAAAGTGATTATTGATATGGCCACCATGAACCTGCCTGCTAATGATGCCGAACACCAATACCAGCTTTGGGCTATTGTTGCAGGCAAGCCGGTTGATCTGGGTGTTTTCGATGCTAAATCAGATTCGTCTGAGATGATGAAAGTGATGAAACCGGTTGATAAGCCGCAGGCGTTTGCCGTAACATTAGAGAAAAGAGGAGGCAGCGTAAACCCAACCATGGCCAATATGACCGTAATTAAAAGTATTTAA
- a CDS encoding zinc ribbon domain-containing protein YjdM — MDELIVKDCNGNILKDGDAVTVIKSLKVKGGGTTIKQGTTVKKIRLTDDPDEVDCKIDGMSIVLRTEFLRKK; from the coding sequence ATGGACGAATTAATTGTTAAAGACTGTAACGGCAATATCCTGAAAGACGGCGATGCAGTAACTGTAATAAAAAGCCTAAAAGTAAAAGGCGGCGGCACTACCATTAAACAAGGGACCACTGTAAAAAAAATACGCCTTACTGATGACCCGGACGAGGTTGACTGTAAAATTGATGGGATGAGCATTGTATTGCGTACGGAGTTTTTAAGAAAAAAGTAA
- a CDS encoding DUF4198 domain-containing protein, whose protein sequence is MKLRKTLPLILLGLISLAASAQDNYLVPKSYYLHKGSKLEVYLVAGEQFKDVDEYKYDASKTTKFMLYDDGKKINLMTAAKDSASPVVNTIANNSGMIMVEMTRKIPPTPIEHDTYAKYLNDEGLVKLAETVTNSNQSSFREKKVCYMKTLVMVDKASGDDYDKPLGQEFEIVLKKNPYKLNYGDDLTGVLYYKGKPLKDASIDLLLKTEKGNVYPDRVTTDAKGEFSLTVTREGVYLIRSVRTVASTSNDADFETIQAAYTFLFNSANTRTSDFKSFGLSDRN, encoded by the coding sequence ATGAAATTGAGAAAAACATTACCACTTATTTTGCTGGGTTTAATAAGTCTGGCAGCCAGCGCACAGGATAATTACCTGGTTCCCAAAAGCTATTATTTACATAAAGGCAGTAAGCTGGAGGTTTATTTAGTGGCCGGCGAGCAATTTAAAGATGTGGATGAGTATAAATATGATGCCTCAAAAACAACAAAATTTATGTTGTATGATGATGGTAAAAAAATAAACCTGATGACTGCCGCAAAAGATAGCGCTTCGCCCGTGGTGAACACTATTGCAAATAATTCGGGTATGATTATGGTGGAGATGACCCGCAAGATTCCCCCGACGCCTATAGAGCACGATACTTATGCTAAATACCTGAACGATGAAGGCTTGGTTAAATTGGCCGAAACCGTTACCAACAGCAACCAATCCAGCTTTAGGGAAAAAAAGGTATGTTATATGAAAACCCTGGTAATGGTTGACAAAGCTTCGGGCGATGATTATGATAAACCATTGGGCCAGGAGTTTGAGATCGTCCTGAAGAAAAACCCTTATAAATTAAATTACGGTGACGATTTAACCGGTGTGTTATATTATAAAGGCAAGCCGCTTAAAGATGCCAGTATCGACCTGCTTTTAAAAACCGAAAAAGGCAATGTATATCCAGACAGAGTAACTACAGATGCTAAAGGTGAATTCTCTTTAACAGTAACGCGCGAAGGTGTTTATTTGATCCGCAGTGTGCGTACAGTGGCATCAACCAGTAACGATGCCGATTTTGAAACTATCCAGGCAGCTTATACTTTTCTATTCAATAGTGCCAACACCCGCACCAGTGATTTTAAAAGCTTTGGCTTAAGCGACAGGAACTAA
- a CDS encoding RNA polymerase sigma factor codes for MSKSRKISLSEEELVLGLRNREKLAVEALYDNYSASLYGVILRIVNETELAEDILQETFVKIWQSFNGYSTEKGRLFTWMVNIARNLSIDKVRSKDFRNQAKNQELENTVNLIDEQSNTTYKPELLGLKDLVKTLRPEQKSILDLVYFKGYTHVEVADELGIPLGTVKTRLRMAIQELRKHFN; via the coding sequence TTGAGTAAAAGCAGAAAAATATCGCTATCGGAAGAGGAATTGGTGCTGGGGTTACGCAACCGTGAAAAGCTTGCTGTTGAAGCATTATATGATAACTACTCCGCATCGCTATATGGTGTAATTTTGCGTATTGTTAATGAAACAGAACTTGCCGAGGATATCCTGCAGGAAACATTTGTTAAAATATGGCAATCGTTTAATGGGTACAGCACTGAAAAAGGCCGTTTATTTACCTGGATGGTCAACATAGCCCGTAATTTATCTATTGATAAGGTAAGATCTAAAGACTTTAGGAACCAGGCTAAAAACCAAGAGTTAGAAAACACCGTAAATTTAATTGACGAGCAAAGCAATACAACTTACAAACCAGAGTTGCTCGGGCTCAAAGATCTGGTCAAAACGTTAAGACCCGAGCAAAAATCAATTCTTGATTTAGTTTATTTTAAAGGTTATACACATGTAGAGGTTGCTGATGAACTTGGCATACCCCTGGGTACTGTAAAAACACGTTTAAGAATGGCTATACAGGAATTAAGGAAACATTTTAATTAA
- a CDS encoding M28 family peptidase, whose product MKKTAIWVTAMAISAAACAQQKPDQTAIKYSKLITPEFAKMQLSVIAADDMEGRETGQPGAEKAAKYIAGEYKKLGLLPANNGSYFLDVPLTLSTFKVNSFTVNGKALTMGKDFYAAGSSPAKTVTADEIVYVGYGTDAELTADLKGKVVLVMNENPPAAAGAAPVTPPAGGRQGRGMMNPRMRAIMAKEPALILAANPMVAQMAPRFMYQKPAVALRKEAGAAATPGRGGMGGVVTINITTDVAHQLLKASGKTYAALKTAIDGGSPQSQTVKASVNTSFGTESKDVMSADIVAMIPGNDPKLKNEVLVFSAHYDHIGLNLQPDAKDKVNNGADDDGSGTTGILTIARAFAQAQKDGHGPRRTILFLGNVGEEKGLLGSEYYTDHPVFPLANTITDLNIDMIGRIGDDYKGNPDSANYVFPIGSSMLSSTLHQITEDANNTYTHLKLDYRYDDLNDKNRFYYRSDHYNFAKHGVPIVFWFNGTHADYHQPGDEVSKINFPLLAKRAQHAYFMGWELANRDTRPAVDGPIPPSK is encoded by the coding sequence ATGAAAAAAACCGCAATTTGGGTTACAGCCATGGCCATATCGGCTGCTGCCTGTGCCCAGCAAAAGCCCGATCAAACCGCGATCAAGTATTCGAAGCTGATCACCCCTGAGTTTGCAAAAATGCAATTAAGCGTTATTGCAGCAGATGATATGGAAGGCCGCGAAACAGGCCAGCCGGGTGCTGAAAAGGCTGCTAAATATATAGCAGGCGAGTACAAAAAATTAGGCTTGCTGCCTGCTAACAATGGGTCGTACTTTTTAGATGTACCCTTAACCTTAAGTACTTTTAAAGTAAATTCATTTACAGTTAATGGTAAAGCATTAACTATGGGTAAAGATTTTTATGCCGCTGGCTCGTCACCAGCTAAAACCGTTACAGCTGACGAGATTGTTTATGTAGGTTATGGCACAGATGCCGAGTTAACTGCCGATCTGAAGGGGAAGGTAGTTTTGGTAATGAACGAAAACCCGCCTGCTGCTGCAGGCGCTGCTCCTGTAACTCCCCCGGCAGGCGGGCGCCAGGGCCGTGGTATGATGAACCCGCGTATGCGTGCAATTATGGCGAAAGAACCGGCGTTGATCTTAGCTGCTAACCCTATGGTGGCCCAGATGGCCCCGCGTTTTATGTACCAAAAACCTGCTGTTGCCCTTAGGAAAGAGGCGGGAGCGGCTGCAACCCCTGGTCGTGGCGGTATGGGTGGTGTAGTAACCATAAATATCACTACCGATGTTGCTCACCAATTACTAAAGGCCAGCGGTAAAACTTACGCCGCTTTAAAAACTGCTATTGATGGCGGTTCTCCACAGTCGCAAACCGTTAAGGCCAGTGTTAATACCTCTTTCGGCACGGAATCAAAAGATGTAATGTCGGCTGATATTGTGGCAATGATCCCAGGGAATGATCCAAAACTGAAAAATGAAGTCCTGGTTTTCTCGGCACACTACGATCATATTGGTTTAAACCTTCAACCGGATGCAAAGGATAAAGTAAATAACGGCGCCGACGATGATGGCTCGGGTACTACCGGTATCTTAACTATTGCCCGTGCATTTGCACAAGCGCAAAAAGATGGCCACGGCCCTCGCCGTACTATACTCTTCCTGGGTAATGTTGGCGAAGAAAAAGGTTTGTTAGGTTCTGAATATTATACCGACCATCCTGTATTTCCGTTAGCTAATACTATTACCGACCTGAATATTGATATGATCGGCCGTATTGGCGATGATTACAAAGGCAACCCGGATTCAGCTAACTATGTGTTCCCTATTGGTTCATCAATGCTTAGCAGCACGCTGCACCAAATTACCGAAGATGCCAACAATACCTATACCCATCTAAAACTGGATTATAGATATGATGACCTGAACGACAAAAACCGTTTCTACTACCGTTCAGATCATTACAACTTTGCTAAGCACGGCGTACCAATTGTTTTCTGGTTCAACGGTACCCATGCCGATTATCATCAGCCTGGCGATGAGGTAAGCAAGATCAACTTCCCGTTACTAGCTAAACGTGCACAGCATGCCTATTTTATGGGCTGGGAATTAGCTAACCGCGATACTCGTCCCGCTGTTGATGGGCCAATCCCGCCAAGTAAATAA
- a CDS encoding DUF1624 domain-containing protein, protein MEAALPQQNARIHSIDILRGIIMVIMALDHVRDFYSNAPFDPLDLSKTTVFYFFTRWITHFCAPAFVFLSGTSAFLSLSKKKTKKEASLFMLSRGIWLLVLELTVIGFGWQVTGVFNNILAQVIWAIGWSMIVLSVLVYLKPIYVGLFGLILIFGHNAFDYVKSDSWGHYKFFWMFLHEQNFYQITPHESIFILYPIIPWVGVMAAGYAFGTLFKQAPDKRRALFIRIGLGAVLLFLILRGFNIYGDPFPWQHQVVWWKNVLAVIRVQKYPPSLDYLLITLGICITVLGLLERTDNRVSRFFVVFGRVPLFYYILHIYLVHGSQIIGALASGITKEQLARQAPGVPGPFGFSLPVVYLVWIAIIVILYFPCRWYMKYKLSHKHWWLSYL, encoded by the coding sequence ATGGAAGCAGCCTTACCACAGCAAAACGCGCGTATACATTCAATAGATATCCTTCGGGGTATCATTATGGTTATTATGGCGCTCGATCATGTCCGCGATTTTTATTCTAACGCGCCTTTTGATCCGCTGGATCTGAGCAAAACAACTGTCTTTTATTTCTTTACCCGGTGGATCACCCATTTTTGCGCGCCTGCATTTGTGTTTTTATCGGGTACCAGCGCGTTTTTATCGTTATCAAAAAAGAAGACTAAAAAAGAAGCTTCCCTGTTTATGCTGAGCCGGGGCATTTGGCTGCTGGTATTGGAATTAACTGTTATTGGTTTTGGCTGGCAGGTTACGGGGGTATTTAATAACATATTAGCCCAGGTAATATGGGCCATTGGCTGGAGTATGATCGTCCTGTCGGTTTTGGTATATCTTAAACCTATATATGTTGGCTTATTTGGTTTGATATTAATATTTGGCCATAATGCCTTCGATTATGTAAAGTCCGATTCGTGGGGTCATTATAAATTTTTCTGGATGTTTTTACACGAACAGAACTTTTACCAGATCACTCCGCACGAATCGATTTTTATATTGTACCCCATAATTCCGTGGGTTGGCGTAATGGCTGCGGGATATGCTTTCGGTACGCTGTTTAAGCAGGCGCCGGATAAACGCAGGGCTTTGTTTATCAGGATTGGCCTGGGTGCTGTATTGCTTTTCTTAATATTAAGAGGGTTCAATATTTATGGCGATCCGTTTCCGTGGCAGCACCAGGTGGTTTGGTGGAAGAATGTATTGGCAGTAATAAGGGTGCAGAAATACCCGCCATCGCTTGATTATCTGCTGATAACACTGGGCATATGTATTACGGTCCTGGGTTTATTAGAAAGGACGGATAACCGGGTCAGCCGCTTTTTTGTGGTGTTTGGCAGGGTGCCGCTTTTCTATTATATCCTGCATATCTATTTGGTACATGGTTCGCAAATTATTGGTGCGCTTGCCAGCGGTATAACAAAAGAGCAATTAGCGCGACAGGCGCCGGGGGTGCCAGGTCCGTTTGGGTTCAGTTTGCCGGTAGTGTATTTAGTTTGGATTGCCATTATTGTTATCCTGTATTTCCCGTGTCGATGGTATATGAAGTATAAGCTAAGCCATAAACATTGGTGGCTGAGTTATTTGTAA